A window of Gadus chalcogrammus isolate NIFS_2021 chromosome 2, NIFS_Gcha_1.0, whole genome shotgun sequence genomic DNA:
TGAATGTCTTAATGATGTAATGCACTTTTGCTGGATCAATGATGCAGGTTTGCTATGTCTCGCTCCAGGCTCCAGATGTTGAACATGTCCGCTCCCGGCGAGCTGAAGTCTCCCTGCGTGACGCGTAACGGCATGGTGAAGCTGCCCCCCGCCCAGCCCAACGGCATGCTGAGTGCCAGCATCACCAAGGGCACGCCCGCCGCCAAGAACCGCCTGTGCCAGTCCTCCTCCGCCTCGGTgccctccatcctcccccccccaccctccccgctgccctaccaccatcaccaccacctgcaccaccacccccaccccctcctgcaCCTGGAGGCCGGCTTGGGCCCCCAGGGGGGCTGCGGGCCCCACCCCGGTCTGGGGGCCGGCCTGCTGATGGGCCCCAACGGCCTGGAGGCGGGAAAGCCCCCGCTGGCCCTGAAGCCCTCCCTCCGCCCGCTGCAGCTGCCCCCCCTCACGCTGCCCAAGCCCCTGCTGCCGGCCGAGCGCCAGCTGGTGCTGGACGAGAAGCTGCTGAACCGGCTGCTGTGGTTCTTCACCACGGCCGAGAAATGCGCGCTGGCGCAGGTCTGCAAGACGTGGCGTAAGGTGCTGTACCAGCCCAAGTTCTGGGAGGGCGTGATGCCCATCCTGCACGCCAAGGAGCTGTATGCCCTGCAGCCCAGCGGGGACAAGGAGTTTGTCAGCCTGCAGGCCTTCGCCCTGCGCGGCTTCCAGGCCTTCTGCCTGGTGGGCGTGTCCGACCTGGACATCTGCGAGTTCATCGACAACTACCCCCTGTCCAAGAAGGGCGTGCGCTCCGTCAGCCTGAAGCGCTCCACCATCACCGACGCCGGCCTGGAGGTGAGGGGACGCGATCCATAATGTCACATGTTCCATGATCCAGTTGATAATCATCTGAATGCTAGAAGTGTGTTTAACAGGCTGGATGTGTAACTTAGGGCTAAATGAATAAGTACTTCAGTCCCAACAGatatatgaatgaataaggTGAATAAAGGACAAGataaaggttagggttagggttaggcaccTGATACAAATATGTAGGACTTGAACCGATTTTAATCAAATGAGATCGGAATCAGGTATGAGACAGAATACACTGTTACCTACGAATGTTCTCATGAATGCTATATGTTTATCAGTGCAATTGTAAGCAGCTTTGTATATTGGTATATTTTTGTATCTAAGATAACATCCTTTGCCTCTTACAGGGATCGTGTTGCATCTACTTAGGGTTATTTATAAGTGCTTATCAACACTTTCCAATTCGATAAAAAATGAATTAGAGTGTTTTCACGCCTTCACATGTGATTAGTACATGGTTGCCTTGCCATTGGGAACACTGATATTGTTGGCAGATATTTCTGGGCACCAGGATATATGTATGATGATGGGGATGTTAAGATGTTTATTTGTTCATCGGTTTTAAAAGCAGAAAGTACAGCAGAGCAGTTAAATTATAAACAGATCCAAAGTGTGTGCCCCCACTCAGTCCTGTCTGCGCCCCCAGGTGATGCTGGAGCAGATGCAGGGTCTCATGCACCTGGAGCTGTCGGGCTGCAACGACTTCACGGAGGCCGGCCTCTGGTCCAGCCTCAACGCCCGCCTCACCTCGCTCAGTGTCAGCGACTGCATCAACGTGGCAGACGACGCAATCGCCGCAATCTCCCAGCTCCTCCCCAACCTGTCGGAGCTCAGCCTGCAGGCCTACCACGTCACGGACACGGCCATGGCCTACTTCACCGCCAAACAGGTGACCgctgaaccctaacccttacctaaccccctaaccctaaccctaacctaaccctaaccctaacctaaccctgtcCTCAGAGCAAACAagcagtctataggaggtccgtaccagtctataggaggtccgtaccattctataggaggtccagtctataggaggtccagtctataggaggtccagtctataggaggtccgtaccagtctataggaggtccagtctataggaggtccagtctataggaggtccagtctataggaggtccgtaccagtctataggaggtccagtctataggaggtccagtctataggaggtccagtctataggaggtccagtctataggaggtccggTCTATAGcaggtccagtctataggaggtccagtctataggacgtccagtctataggaggtccggtctataggaggtccagtctataggaggtccagtctataggaggtccgtaccagtctataggaggtccggtctataggaggtccagtctataggaggtccagtctataggaggtccagtctattGGAGGTCCgtaccagtctataggaggtccagtctataggaggtccagtctataggaggtccagtctataggaggtccagtctataggaggtccgtaccagtctataggaggtccagtctataggaggtccgtaccagtctataggaggtccagtctataggaggtccagtctataggaggtccagtctataggaggtccagtctataggaggtccgtaccagtctataggaggtccgtaccattctataggaggtccagtctataggaggtccagtctataggaggtccagtctataggaggtccagtctataggaggtccgtaccagtctataggaggtccagtctataggaggtccagtctataggaggtccagtctataggaggtccagtctataggaggtccagtctataggaggtccagtctataggaggtccagtctataggaggtccggtctataggaggtccagtctataggaggtccagtctataggaggtccagtctataggaggtccgtaccagtctataggaggtccagtctataggaggtccagtctataggaggtccgtaccagtctataggaggtccagtctataggaggtccagtctataggaggtccagtctataggaggtccagtctataggaggtccataccagtctataggaggtccagtctataggaggtccgtaccagtctataggaggtccagtctataggaggtccagtctataggaggtccgtaccagtctataggaggtccagtctataagaggtccagtctataggaggtccagtctataggaggtccgtaccagtctataggaggtccggtctataggaggtccagtctataggaggtccagtctataggaggtccataccagtctataggaggtccgtaccagtctataggaggtccagtctataagaggtccagtctataggaggtccagtctataggaggtccagtctataggaggtccgtaccagtctataggaggtccggtctataggaggtccagtctataggaggtccagtctataggaggtccataccagtctataggaggtccggtctataggaggtccggtctataggaggtccagtctataggaggtccagtctataggaggtccagtctataggaggtccagtctataggaggtccagtctataggaggtccagtctataggaggtttgtaccagtctataggaggtccggtctataggaggtccagtctataggaggtccagtctataggaggtccagtctataggaggtccagtctataggaggtttgtaccagtctataggaggtccggtctataggaggtccagtctataggaggtccagtctataggaggtccgtaccagtctataggaggtccagtctataggaggtccagtctataggaggtccagtctataggaggtccgtaccagtctataggaggtccgtaccagtctataggaggtccagtctataggaggtccgtaccagtctataggaggtccagtctatagggGGTCCGTatcagtctataggaggtccagtctataggaggtccagtctataggaggtccgtaccagtctataggaggtccagtctataggaggtccgtaCCATTCTATAGGAGGTCCGTACCattctataggaggtccagtctataggaggtccgtaccagtctataggaggtccgtaccagtctataggaggtccggtctataggaggtccagtctataggaggtccgtaccagtctataggaggtccggtctataggaggtccagtctataggaggtccagtctataggaggtccagtctataggaggtctgtaccagtctataggaggtcccgtctataggaggtccgtaccagtctataggaggtccagtctataggaggtccagtctataggaggtccgtaccagtctataggaggtccagtctataggaggtcc
This region includes:
- the fbxl16 gene encoding F-box/LRR-repeat protein 16; the encoded protein is MLNMSAPGELKSPCVTRNGMVKLPPAQPNGMLSASITKGTPAAKNRLCQSSSASVPSILPPPPSPLPYHHHHHLHHHPHPLLHLEAGLGPQGGCGPHPGLGAGLLMGPNGLEAGKPPLALKPSLRPLQLPPLTLPKPLLPAERQLVLDEKLLNRLLWFFTTAEKCALAQVCKTWRKVLYQPKFWEGVMPILHAKELYALQPSGDKEFVSLQAFALRGFQAFCLVGVSDLDICEFIDNYPLSKKGVRSVSLKRSTITDAGLEVMLEQMQGLMHLELSGCNDFTEAGLWSSLNARLTSLSVSDCINVADDAIAAISQLLPNLSELSLQAYHVTDTAMAYFTAKQGYTTHTLRLHSCWEITNHGVVNMVHSLPNLTALSLSGCSKITDDGVELVAENLRKLRSLDLSWCPRVTDMALEYIACDLHKLEELVLDRCVRITDTGLGYLSTMSTLRSLYLRWCCQVQDFGLQHLFGMRSLRLLSLAGCPLLTTTGLSGLIQLQDLEELELTNCPGATAELFKYYSQHLPHCMVIE